TTGGTTTCTGACAATAAAATTGACCCATTTTTCAATGAAGTCAGGCATATCATTTGCTTTTGCCAATACCTTTAACATAACAATCCTTTGTTGCTCGGAAAGATAGTTTAGGTATTCAAATCCAATATCATCTTTTGATTTAAAATGATCGTATAAAGTTTTTTTATAGGCGCCCGCTTTGTCTAAAATCTCTGCAATTCCAGTCGCTTGGAATCCTTTTTCACGAAACAAAGCAAAGGAACTTTCTAAGATTTTCTGTTTGGGTTTCAAAATGAGTTACCTCTTATTGTTTCTTAAAAATGTTTTTATTTAGAATCATTTTGATTGTATTCAAGGACTACATTCCCAATTTTGTCTTTGATCTGGGAACGCCAAACCAATTTTCCTGCTTTCAGTTGAATCAATAAGGTTCCATAGTTTTCGTCTTTAAAAGCAGAGCCAAGTTTAAATTCAGAATCGTATTCCAATGGCAGAAATGATAAAGGGACATTGAGGGAACTAGAAGTGATTTCTATTAACTTACGTTTTTCAGAGAATGGATATTCGTAAATTTCCGCAATGTGACGGTCCCCAGAAAGAATGACCAAATCGGAAGTTTTGGCTGAATCAAAAAGTTGAAATAGACGATCCCTTTCTTTGGGAAAATTTCCCCATTTCTCAAATGGTTGTTCTGTGGGGATCACCTGAATTCCAGAAACAAAAACAAGTAGGTCCGATGGTTTCGCCAATTCATCTTCCAACCACTTCCATTGTTCTTCTCCAAGAATTGTCGCAGCCTCATCGTCATTAGGATTGTATTGGCTTTTACCTGTAAAATAGGACCAAAACTTTCTTTTTAAAGGCGAACGAAAAAATCGAGTGTCTGGGATTACAAAATGAACTTTTTTGTTTTGGAATGTGAGAAAGTAAGAGTGAAAGATTCCCCTCCCCTCCTTTGTTCCCAATTTTTGACCTTGGGGCATTAATGATCCCATTTGGGAAATAAAAACCTCGCGGCTTTTTTCTTTATCTACGTATTCACCACCGCTATCATTGATACCATAATCATGATCATCCCAAACAGCAAGGATTTTGGATTTTGAAAGTATACTCTTCCACTCTGGCCGAGCAAATTGTTTTTTGTAAGCAGGTATCTTTTCTTTGGCAACCAAACTATCGGCATAAATATTATCACCTAACAAAAGGATAAGATCAAAGGATTCACTTTTCCACTGGGTCAAAATTGGACTTTCCTTGTCTTGGTGCAAACAAGATCCAAAACCAATGTTTAGACTTTTGGTATCTTTTCCCTCGACACGAAATGAAAAGATGATCACAAACGCAATGGATAGGATCAAAGAAAAAAAAGGTGATAGTAATTTCATATTGAATTCACGAAAAACTTAGAAGATGTTTCTAATTCTTGGGGAATTTTTCCTATTCGTCAATCGGAAATCTTCTAACGACCTCTCATATATAACCCATAAGGATACATTGAATTATAATATCCGGTGTTATTTCGCATTACTTGCCCGCTGTATATATTGCGATAGGTATACGTAGGATAAAACCAAGGATAATCTCTTCGATGAAAAGAATTACTATATAGAATCACATCTTGGTAATATTCATTGTTTACATGTAACCCATATATATACCCAGTCACTGGCCATTCCACAGGGAAAAAATCTCCGGCTACTTGAACTTCAGTTTCCTGATACATGTCCCTTCCTGATCGTCTATCCCCAATTGAACATGGTTCCATCCGGCTAGGGACAGGGCCTTCCATCAGCACCAAACACTCAGAATTGTATCCATATTTTTCGGCATAAGCCAGTTGTTGGTGAGGCCGAAGATGTGCAGTCTGATAAAATCCTCTCATTGCTGTTTTTTTATCTAACGTGCTACATTTGAGAATTAATCCTAATATCAAAACTTGAATTAACAATCGCAAAACTATGGTTTTGTGAAAATAAGAATTCATTAGAACCTCACCTAGAATACTGAATCGTTGGAATTTTTCCTGAATGTCTTTCCGCATGACTCTGTTGCATGGATTGTCTTAATATATTCTCTTTTAAGGAACGGTTGTGGAAAGGCCCTCGCCCGAGTGTGACATCTTTATAAAATTCCAAATTGGCATGACCTACCCGAACATATCCAGGAATGATCGTTATATAGGAAGAAGGTTCCTTTAGGGGTTCGTTCGAAATATATCCCACCCGATTTTCTCTTCCTCCCACATAACAATAACTTATGCGCGGAAATGGATATTGTGCGTTAGCAGGTAAGAGACATTCAGAAGATTCCCCCGTTTCTGTAATCACAAGATTTTGGTGATACCCCTTGTCGTATGGAGGAGGATTTTTAATCCCCAAAATCAACATTCTGTCAAGGCTTGTGCAATGAACCGTAAGGAATAGAATCACAACGATGAATTTCATGATTGCATTATAGCGACAAACTAACAGCTATGCGATGGGGGGTATCCGCAATTGCGGAAACTACCTAGTGCCAAGGAAACTTTTTATGAATAAAAGAAAAGTCACCTTGGCGAAAATTTAGATCATAATTTTCTAAAATTGATTCGGTAAGGTGTGATTGCCGAGGATACTGCTCTTCCCTGGCATTGGTAATCGGAAGGATTGACAAGGCCTGAAGATTGTAACGAATACATTTTCCCTGTTTCCAAAACAACCTGTTTGGGACCCACAAAAGTGGATGAAAAAAGTTCCGTCCCTCCCTCCTTCAAAGCCACAACATAATCAAATCTACTGGAATTGCAGCTGGAGGAAGTGAGAGTTTGCCTCCCGGACGTTGCAGTGACCTCATATGTTCCATTCGATTGTACAGTGATTGAACCACTCACCGCTGAAACACTACAAATGGAAATTGGGTTAGCACCTAAAACAAAAGGGGAATTTGCATTTTCATTCGTGAGGTACTGACAAGGCGGAGTGACTAGAACATAAAGCACAAGAGCATCTGCCATAGAATCTCCGGTAAGTCGAGTGCCGGGAATTAGTCCCTCTTCTTTCTCGTTTGAACAAGACCAAAAGAAAAGGGTTAGAAGTGGTAACCAAACCAAATATTTTAACATTGAAAAACCTACTTAGTATTTTCTAAGTAGGTAAGGATTTTGTCCGTTTGGTTCTCCCATTGAATCAAAAAATAGTACTCTTTTGAAAAAAGTTTAAAATCCGCATTTTGTATCCATTTCACATGCGAACCGACTCGTAAAACATTGAGAAGAATTGGAACAAACATGGGGAGAAGGAAACATACAAGTGGATGTCTGCGAAATCGACCGACAGGTCCGATTTGTTTTTTCTTCATCTGTGACTACAATGTATTGAAAAGACGTTTGGATTCTTAAATTGGGATTTGTTTTTAACTGAGCCGATACAGTAAAGAATCGAAATTCATTTTTTGTAGTTTCTGTTGGTGTCCCAAAGAAAACTCCCGTTACTGGATGCAATTGGATTCCTGCAGATACGGGGGAATCAATTACAAATTCGATTTCTCCTAAACTTCGTAAAAGATCCAATGAATTTCCCGAATAGTTAGGAGAAATTGGTTCCATTGGTATTCCAAGATCAAACTTTAAGGAACGAATGGAATGACGAAACGATCCGAGACAAGGTATAGAAAATTGAAAATTACTATCAGTTTTCCCAGTAGATCGCAATACAAAAGTTGAATCCGGACAAAGATGAAGGGACACGGTAATTTTTGAATCCGTGACTTCGGTAAATTGCAAAAATTTGGAATAATCATCACCAAACAATTGTTTTTCTGTTAAATGACTCAAATTTTCACCTTCGATCAAGAAGTTAGAATTTTCCATAACTATGTTTGGTGAAATGGAACGGATGGAATAGGAATTTTCTAAACCTGATCCAAAGGTTTCTGGTATTTTTTTATCTTCCAAAAACGGAGTACTAAGACTAAGTAAACTCGCAAACCAAGATTCTTTGGCACTCCCCTCCTTGGGAGCACAACTCAAGAGAAAAAAACAATACATTGCTATGGAACTTAGAGTTAAATTAAAAAACCAAATGATTTTTTTTGACATCGTTACCACCTCTTAATAAGAAGAGGTTAGAAACGAAAGGGCTGGGCAAAAAAAATCGTCAATGTGCTCCAATTCCAAAAAAAGTTAGAGGAACCAATGTAGGAAAAAGGTATCAAATTTCCAAAAAAGCACTGATAATCAAGTAAATCGGAAATAGTGTTAAAAATATAAAAAATACAGCGATTACAATTTTGGCAGTGATTTGAATGGGACCTAGGTTCTCACTGATTTGTAAATGTTCTGAATGAGAGAGTAATTGAAGATTATGGTACAACTTCAGAATATCTGAATTTTGCAAATTGCCTCTAAAAAAATAAAATTCTCCACTAACTAAATTAATTTTTATATAGGATTGGTCGCTTTCGGAATTACCATCCAAATAAAAGGAAACAAAGTTTGTCATAGCAAAAACAATATTTTTATTTCCTAAATTTACCACAAAATCATTGTTATTTGAATCAATAAAAACAGAACATTTGTGAATTCTATTTTTCCAGGAAATGTAGAGATAGATTAAACAAACTACCGATAACAGAAAAAACATAGATCCGAAAAAGAACTTTTTATAAATGAAAATCAAAGATAGTAAAAAAACAAAAAATGCAAAAATGCTAGAATACAATTCCCAAAGAATTCCTCGTCCCAAATATTCTAAATTTTCAAAGTTCATATTGAAGATGCAATTCAGAAAATTGCCTTTCTAATTTCTAACCAAATGTTTTTAAAAAAAATTGATAGTTCTATATGTTTACAATAGAAGGGTGAGGTTCATATCTGTTGTTTAGAAAACCAAAACCCAATCTGGATGAAATTCGAAAATCGGATTTTGATTTTCTCGTCGTTTTCTAACTATGTGTTGGTTCTCAATACCACCTAACACATATTAAAAAAATCATTCGCAACTGGCAGTCATTACTTTAGAAGGCGAATCGAAAGAAACCGCAACGAATTTTTTGTTTGCATAGGTAATGGATTTCCATGATTTTTGCTCTGGGGCCGCTTGTGCTTTCCAATTGATCCCATCGGTCGAGGTCATGATCCGATTGGTCCCATCTTGGGAAATAGCCACAAAAAGACCACCTCCATAAGCAAGTGAAGTCCATGTGTTTGCTTCCGTAGCTGCCCGTGGCGTCCAAGTAATGCCATCGGGAGAAGACATGGCCCGATTACCAATACCGGTTCCAGAGACGGCTACGAAAATATTGTTCCCATATTTGGCTCCAGTCCAAATATTATTTGCAACATCATTACGTTCAGTCCAAGAAATGCCATCGGGAGAAGTAACCACTTTTCCCGATGAAGATAATGCCAGAAAAAGTCCATTACCGTAAGTTACTATTTGCCATGGGGTCGTGGCAACTGGAATAGTACGTGATGTCCATGTAATTCCATCGGGTGACGTCATTGCCTGATTCGCACCGTTTGAGGAAACAGCAACAAAGGTTCCATTTGCGAAAGTTACAGATGTCCATGAATTTAATACCGCTGCGTTTCTATCTGTCCATGTAGCACCATCAGGAGAAGACATCACCTTGACAGTTGCCGTTGGGGATACTGTGACAAAGAGTCCATTTCCATACGTAAGAGAAATAAATGATCCGCCTTCGGACGTAGGGTGCGCTGTCCAAGTGATACCATCAGGGGAAGTCATTGCTGGATTCGCTCCATTCGTTGCGATTGCCACGAACTTATTGTCTCCATAAGTAACCGCACTCCATACATTGTCTGCTGCTGAATTTTGAATTGTCCAATTGAGTGTTTTGTTTTGACAACTTAAGTCTTCGGTCGAGTTACTTGAGGAGGCAAGAGCACCAAGTAATAATAAGGAAAGGGAATCATTATTTTCTTTAGTCGGATTACAACCAATTGCGGAAAAAATAAGCACACTTGAAAAAAGAACAGTAAAAAAGATTTTTTTCATTTTGGGAACACCATCTAAAATTTAACATTCATCATTCGAATGTCTGAATGGATTGTCAAATCTCATTTTCCATTTAACGAATATTAGGAAATAGCTAATTTGCAAAACTTGGCTTATATCACTCTCACTCACGACTGTTTTGTATGGATTTTTGCTACATAGGTGCAAAACTGCGATTCTAAAAAAAATACAGATCCAATTTAGAAGCGCTAGAGATCCTCGTTTAAAATTTTAACTTAGTTTCATTCTTTCTGGATCAACTTTTTCCACCATCTTTCCATTAGGTTGGGTTCACGAATTTTAACCATTTGTCCAAATTTAGGTGTCAATAAATCGATTTTATAAATCTCAGCTTGTTTCTCCAATGATTCTGCTGGTTCATACCAACTATGCAGTGATAGGTTGAACATTCCCCAGTGAACAGGGACTAATCTTTTTCCTTTTAAATCTAAGTGTGCTTTGGCTGTTTGTTCGGGTAAAACATGTACGGCTTCCCACATCGGATTGTATTGGCCGTTTTCAATAAAGGTTAAGTCAAAAGGTCCATACTTATCACCTATGTCTTTAAAGTGAACGTCATAACCTGAGTCTCCACTGAAATAGAATCTTTCTTTTTCCCCAATCACTGTCCAAGAAGACCAAAGAGTTTTATTGCCATTCATTCCTCTTCTACCTGAAAAATGTTGCGCCGGTGTACAAACAATTTTTACTTTTCCGATATCAAAACTACCCCACCAATCAAGCTCCATTAGGCGGTCTTCGGGAACACCCCACTCTTTCATATGAGAAGTAACTCCAAGAGGAGTGATAAATTTCGTATTGGTATTTTTAAAAAAATCAATGGTCTGCATATCCAAATGGTCATAATGGTCATGCGAAATAACGATATAATCGATAGCGGGCAATTCTTCCAATTTGACTACGGCATCTTGAAACCGTTTTACCATAAAACTAAAGGGAGCAGCGGATTCAGAAAAAACAGGGTCAAAAAAAAGTATTTTTCCTTCGATGTTCACAAGAAAAGTGGAATGTCCAAACCAAATAAATTTAATACTCTCGTCTGGTTTTAAAAACTCAGCAAAATCTGGTTTTTCTTCCGGCAATTTTACATCAGGCTTTTGATTTTTATCTCCACCGAAGAAAAATTTGAATGTTAAAGAAAAGAAATTTTGGCCTTCTCGCATTTTCTCTAACACATCGGGTCTGCGGTTTACAAACTGTTCTCTGGTTTCGTCATAATGTGTGGATTTTCTAATTTTTTCAAGGTGAGCACCCTCTGGATCTTTTCCAAAGGCCTTACAATGAAACAGAATCACTGCAAAAGATAATATGAATATGAGCGTAAATTTTTTCAAAACATCCCTACCTGAATTGTAACTTTCATTAGACTACATTGAATTGTAGAATTTGTAAAAATCTTTCTTGGAATTCTAATAGAAAATAAGCGGACAATACATTTCGAAAATAACGAAAGCATTCTAAAACCTGTAAAAATTTGTTGTTTTATCTGCAATTCTTAGAGAATGATGAACAAATTTATCAAAAGATCAAACCAGGAAATGAAATGAGACAACAAATCGTAGTTATATCCATGCTATTCACTTCGTTTTATACCCAACTTTTACCTTGTGAACCATTTGAACCTGTATTTCTAAAACCGGTGGATACTTCCAGGGAAGATAAAGATTTTTTTACCTTCAAACAAAAGTTAGAAAAATCAGTGAAGGAAAAAGATATAAAATTTATTGATTCAATCATCGATCCCAAGATTTCGTTTGCATTTGATGAAGATGGAATGGGAAAATCAAAATTTCTGAAATATTGGAAACTTGATAAAAATCCCAAAAATTCAGAGTTCTGGGATGAACTTTCTCAAACCATCAATCTAGGGTTTACCTATAAAGACAATATCTGGTCTGCTCCTTTTTTATTTAATCTAACACCCGAATCCATTGATTCTTATAGTTTCTCTCTCATTACAGGCAGTACGGTGAATATCAGAAACAAACCTTCTAAAAAAGGTGCCATAGTAACACAGCTTAGCTGGGAATTTGTTAAAAATGAATATGATGAGACAATCCCAAAACAAGTTCCCAATGAACCATGCAATTGGAAAAAAGTTTGTATCTCCGATGGCCAAGTGGGTTACATTTGCGAACAATACTTACGTAGTCCCATGGACCACCGAGTGGGTTTTTCCAAAAAAAACAAAAACTGGATGATGATATTCTTTGTGGAAGGTGGAGATTAAACTCGGTAGATACAATCTGCTTTAAAGAAAATGGATACCAATCTAAATTAATTTAATAAGAAACGATTTCTATTGAAAATGGATTGGTACCTGCGGTCACAGGAAATCCTCCCAAAGGCGAAAGTGTTCCATCACTTCCTATAGAAAAACCAGAGACAGTTCCACCTTCCGTATTAGAGGAATACAAAAACTTTCCGCTTGGGTCAATACTCAGTCCAATTGGACTAAATCCCGATGGGAAGGGAGACCCACTTATAGGCGTTAAAGACCCGGTCACTGGTTGAATAGAATAAGCAGAAATGGTCCCTTGCCCAGTTCCACTATTGGCAACAAAAACAAACCGGTTCCATGGATCAGAAATTGTGAAACCTGGAGCAACTCCAGCTGAAATAGAAGTTTGGACTAATAAACCACCAGACTCGCTATTTCTTATCAAAGGGAATACATCATTAGAAAAATAATTAGATCCATAAACAAATTGATCATTTGCCGAAATAGCTAAGGAAAGATTGTTTTCACCCGTTTGATATACATTAATCGAAGTTAAACCTCCAGTCGTAGAATTTAATGCAAACGCCTGAATTCCAGATATATTTCCCGAAGCGCAGGTCAGTCCCGCGTATAAATGTTTACCCTTCGAATCAAAAGCCATCCTTCCTACAGCGCCAGCTGTAGGATTTGCAGTACTGATAGCAGGCGTTAGGCTTGAAATATTTCCCGTGGGATCAATTGCCAAACGATGGATTTGCTGAGTCGTTTCTGAACTAGCGAATAGGAAGTTACCATTTGGATCTAAAGCCAAGGAATACGGAGTTGTCGGAAGAACCAAATCGGGATGTTTGATAGATAAAGCACCCGTTTCAGGATTCAGTTTCAGTATAGAAACAGAAGTATTACCGATGTTAGCCACATACACGGTATCCCCTGCCGCATTGGTTATAGAAAAACGTGGGCGGTTAGTCAATTGGAATGGGGATCCATCCACCTGCGAAATTTCACCCGTGGTAGGACTAATCCGATATACGTTGATACTGCTTGTGGCTGTGGACAAACCTACGTTGGTAACAAGTAAAAAACGGGGAATTTTGATCCTTGGGATCTTAATCTTAGCACCACAAAAATGAGTATTTTCACCAGTGCCAATGAGAACAGCTAAGGTTTCGAAATAGGAAGCGGAGTCAGGATCACAGGTTGCATTGAGTTTTGTAGGTTGGCATTGGAAAAATATTGCCAAAAGGGAAATCATACAAAGAATTTTTTTAGAATGGGCAATCAATGGACGACGATTCATTCCGAATACAATGCTTTTCACTAAGCAGATATTTCTTTCCGATAAAAAAACCTCAAACTTAATTCGTGTTTTCTATTAAAAATATTAATTTATTTTCGCAACTGAAAAGTATTCAAGGGGCGTTCCCATTAGATTCTAATTTGGAAATTTATTCCAAAAATGGGCCGGGCTCCTTCGGGGTCCGCTTCGCTCCCGTTCGCCTAACAGCGAACCAAACCCTCCAGATCCCTAACGCAAAAAAAAACATACTCTTTTATAATTTTGATTTTAATTCTTTATAGTAATTTCGGCCCATCTTTAGCAAAGTTCCTGTTGAAAGTTCTATTTGGTATGAGCCACCCTTCGAAGTGATAATTTTTTTAATCTGTTTTCCATTCACAAGAAAAGACCGGTGAATCTGCAGAAAATGTGCAGGCAATACTTTAAAAATCGAATCAAGACTTTTGTTATGAACAAACATTTCCCCAGTTTTTTTATATACCTTCACTCGTTTGTCAAAAGACTGAACATACAAAATGTCCTTAGTTGCAATTAAGTTTACACTACTTTCTTGTTTAATGCCTATGTATTTCGTTTTTGTTCCGACACTGTTTGTTTGAAACTTTTGAAGTGCTTTTATCATTCGGTCTTTGGAGATAGGTTTCGGAACAAAATCTAATACCCCGTAGTCAAATGCTCTGATTGCCTCTGCAGTATTTCCGGATGTGATTATGGTTAAAAAAGAAGCAGCAGAAGTCTCTTTTAATAAATCGAAACCTATATCACCATCCAAATTTAGATCCAAAAATAATAAATCGATTTCATTTTCTTGAATGAAACACTGAGAGCCAATTAAACTTTTTTCAATACGTAGAGATGTAATTTTAGTTTTTAGAAGTTCACGTAACATTCGTTCGAGTCCCCTAGCCGCTACAATTTCATCTTCTACGATTAAAATTCTCAAATTCTACTCCTATTTAATTATTGTTCAAGTCGATATTGCACGTTTGATAAATTCACAAATACACCAATCATTGCTTGGTAGGAATTTAAAGTACGCATGGAAAACTGATCCGCTTTTAAAAATTCTCGATAATAATCTACTTCTGCTTTAA
The window above is part of the Leptospira terpstrae serovar Hualin str. LT 11-33 = ATCC 700639 genome. Proteins encoded here:
- a CDS encoding alkaline phosphatase D family protein, with the protein product MKLLSPFFSLILSIAFVIIFSFRVEGKDTKSLNIGFGSCLHQDKESPILTQWKSESFDLILLLGDNIYADSLVAKEKIPAYKKQFARPEWKSILSKSKILAVWDDHDYGINDSGGEYVDKEKSREVFISQMGSLMPQGQKLGTKEGRGIFHSYFLTFQNKKVHFVIPDTRFFRSPLKRKFWSYFTGKSQYNPNDDEAATILGEEQWKWLEDELAKPSDLLVFVSGIQVIPTEQPFEKWGNFPKERDRLFQLFDSAKTSDLVILSGDRHIAEIYEYPFSEKRKLIEITSSSLNVPLSFLPLEYDSEFKLGSAFKDENYGTLLIQLKAGKLVWRSQIKDKIGNVVLEYNQNDSK
- a CDS encoding MBL fold metallo-hydrolase gives rise to the protein MKKFTLIFILSFAVILFHCKAFGKDPEGAHLEKIRKSTHYDETREQFVNRRPDVLEKMREGQNFFSLTFKFFFGGDKNQKPDVKLPEEKPDFAEFLKPDESIKFIWFGHSTFLVNIEGKILFFDPVFSESAAPFSFMVKRFQDAVVKLEELPAIDYIVISHDHYDHLDMQTIDFFKNTNTKFITPLGVTSHMKEWGVPEDRLMELDWWGSFDIGKVKIVCTPAQHFSGRRGMNGNKTLWSSWTVIGEKERFYFSGDSGYDVHFKDIGDKYGPFDLTFIENGQYNPMWEAVHVLPEQTAKAHLDLKGKRLVPVHWGMFNLSLHSWYEPAESLEKQAEIYKIDLLTPKFGQMVKIREPNLMERWWKKLIQKE
- a CDS encoding SH3 domain-containing protein codes for the protein MRQQIVVISMLFTSFYTQLLPCEPFEPVFLKPVDTSREDKDFFTFKQKLEKSVKEKDIKFIDSIIDPKISFAFDEDGMGKSKFLKYWKLDKNPKNSEFWDELSQTINLGFTYKDNIWSAPFLFNLTPESIDSYSFSLITGSTVNIRNKPSKKGAIVTQLSWEFVKNEYDETIPKQVPNEPCNWKKVCISDGQVGYICEQYLRSPMDHRVGFSKKNKNWMMIFFVEGGD
- a CDS encoding lactonase family protein, translated to MNRRPLIAHSKKILCMISLLAIFFQCQPTKLNATCDPDSASYFETLAVLIGTGENTHFCGAKIKIPRIKIPRFLLVTNVGLSTATSSINVYRISPTTGEISQVDGSPFQLTNRPRFSITNAAGDTVYVANIGNTSVSILKLNPETGALSIKHPDLVLPTTPYSLALDPNGNFLFASSETTQQIHRLAIDPTGNISSLTPAISTANPTAGAVGRMAFDSKGKHLYAGLTCASGNISGIQAFALNSTTGGLTSINVYQTGENNLSLAISANDQFVYGSNYFSNDVFPLIRNSESGGLLVQTSISAGVAPGFTISDPWNRFVFVANSGTGQGTISAYSIQPVTGSLTPISGSPFPSGFSPIGLSIDPSGKFLYSSNTEGGTVSGFSIGSDGTLSPLGGFPVTAGTNPFSIEIVSY
- a CDS encoding LytR/AlgR family response regulator transcription factor, encoding MRILIVEDEIVAARGLERMLRELLKTKITSLRIEKSLIGSQCFIQENEIDLLFLDLNLDGDIGFDLLKETSAASFLTIITSGNTAEAIRAFDYGVLDFVPKPISKDRMIKALQKFQTNSVGTKTKYIGIKQESSVNLIATKDILYVQSFDKRVKVYKKTGEMFVHNKSLDSIFKVLPAHFLQIHRSFLVNGKQIKKIITSKGGSYQIELSTGTLLKMGRNYYKELKSKL